In Montipora capricornis isolate CH-2021 chromosome 4, ASM3666992v2, whole genome shotgun sequence, a single genomic region encodes these proteins:
- the LOC138047353 gene encoding uncharacterized protein, with protein sequence MNAKAAIFSFNLFLVIFLLVAETTLAKPKVRPWQVERYARNRMFLPEHEKPEAIREFVERNIPATEIDRNVCFGSKDDPDGSFEIKQAGKLLILRVDYVPTLSDGETKDLKLADENGPVTTEDTTSDNIHFDFRFFEAPLEVSVGDKFTLSEESGSGEEFCVSVWGYYAPA encoded by the exons ATGAATGCCAAAGCAGCGATTTTTTCCTTCAAtctttttttggtgattttccTATTGGTGGCGGAAACAACGCTTGCCAAACCCAAAG TGAGGCCATGGCAAGTTGAGCGCTACGCAAGGAACAGGATGTTTCTGCCGGAACATGAAAAGCCAGAGGCTATCAGAGAGTTCGTGGAACGAAACA TCCCCGCGACCGAGATTGACCGCAACGTCTGTTTTGGCTCCAAAGATGATCCGGACGGATCCTTTGAAATCAAGCAAGCAGGAAAACTCTTAATTTTGAGGGTGGATTATGTACCAACACTCTCGGATGGGGAGACCAAAGATCTCAAGCTTGCTGACGAAAACGGGCCGGTGACTACCGAGGACACCACTTCAGATAATATTCACTTTGATTTTCGATTCTTTGAGGCTCCTTTGGAAGTGTCTGTTGGTGATAAATTCACCCTCTCGGAAGAGTCGGGGTCTGGTGAGGAATTCTGCGTTTCTGTGTGGGGTTACTACGCCCCTGCTTGA